One segment of Phragmites australis chromosome 13, lpPhrAust1.1, whole genome shotgun sequence DNA contains the following:
- the LOC133887881 gene encoding acyl-CoA hydrolase 2-like isoform X8, with protein MDREEATEFLGQVPLLQCLPGSSIRRIAEAVQVKRYEPGDYVVREGEPVDGLYIILDGQAEVSAPANTEEANRPDYVLNKYDYFGYGANSSVHQVNVVTLSKLIVGHLLQLTCFILPNQYGHLLQPKTIWNAEETPETHSLLEQILHLEPLEIDIFRGFTLPGAPTFRQVYGGQLIGQALAAASKTVDCLKMVHSLHAIFLVAGDNNLPIIYQVHRARDGSSFATRKVEAKQKGLVIFTLIASFQKEELGFEHQAATMPDVPPPEQLLNMEEIRERHLTDPRFPTQYRNLAAKKKFVPWPIEMRFCEGSASQHKPSLNFWFRARGKLSDDQALHRCVVAYASDLLYSGVSLNPHRQKGLKTYSLSLDHSIWFHKPVKADDWLLYVIESPSAHGGRGFVTGRMFNRQGELVMSLTQEALIRKEKTRVPNPRPKL; from the exons ATGGACCGCGAAGAAG CGACAGAGTTCCTGGGGCAGGTGCCCCTCCTGCAGTGCCTCCCGGGCTCCTCCATCCGCAGGATCGCCGAGGCCGTCCAGGTGAAGCGCTACG AACCTGGTGATTATGTCGTTCGTGAAGGTGAACCTGTTGATGGCCTTTACATTATATTGGATGGTCAG GCTGAAGTTTCCGCTCCTGCAAACACAGAAGAAGCAAACCGTCCAGATTATGTGTTAAATAAGTACGACTACTTTGGTTACG GGGCCAATAGTTCCGTTCATCAAGTCAATGTTGTCACACTATCAAAG CTTATTGTTGGCCATCTATTGCAGCTGACCTGCTTCATATTGCCCAATCAATACGGACATTTGTTACAACCAAAAACAATTTGGAATGCGGAGGAGACACCTGAAACCCATTCTTTGCTGGAacaaattttgcatttagaACCACTAGAG atcGATATCTTCCGTGGGTTTACTTTACCAGGAGCTCCTACTTTTAGGCAAGTTTATGGAGGACAGTTGATTGGACAGGCACTAGCAGCAGCATCCAAGACTGTTGACTGTTTAAAAATGGTGCATAGTTTGCATGcgattttccttgttgctggAGACAATAACT TGCCAATAATATATCAAGTTCATCGGGCGCGTGATGGATCCAGCTTTGCCACCAGAAAAGTGGAGGCAAAGCAAAAAGGCCTAGTTATATTCACTTTGATTGCTTCTTTTCAG AAGGAAGAACTGGGGTTTGAACATCAGGCTGCAACCATGCCTGATGTTCCACCTCCAGAACAG CTACTAAATATGGAGGAGATACGTGAAAGACATCTTACTGATCCACGCTTCCCGAC GCAATATAGGAACTTGGCTGCCAAAAAAAAGTTTGTGCCCTGGCCCATAGAAATGAGATTCTGTGAAGGTTCAGCATCTCAACATAAACCAAG CTTAAACTTCTGGTTTAGAGCTAGAGGAAAACTTTCAGATGATCAAGCTCTGCATAG ATGTGTTGTAGCATATGCTTCGGATCTACTATATTCTGGTGTCAGcctgaatcctcatcggcaaaaAGGTTTGAAGACGTACTCGCTCAGTCTTGATCACTC GATTTGGTTCCACAAGCCTGTGAAGGCTGACGACTGGTTGCTGTATGTG ATCGAGAGCCCATCTGCGCACGGTGGCAGGGGTTTCGTTACTGGACGCATGTTCAATCGGCAAGGAGAG CTTGTCATGTCGCTGACCCAAGAGGCGCTGATTAGGAAGGAAAAGACACGAGTACCAAACCCGAGGCCGAAGCTTTGA
- the LOC133887881 gene encoding acyl-CoA hydrolase 2-like isoform X7: protein MDREEGKAAQSPPNLGAIPANLGPGCHWCAATEFLGQVPLLQCLPGSSIRRIAEAVQNLVIMSFVKVNLLMAFTLYWMVRKYATITSTLRSTKMGEGTEADAILSSDTFCYLNNILIVLKAEVSAPANTEEANRPDYVLNKYDYFGYGANSSVHQVNVVTLSKIDIFRGFTLPGAPTFRQVYGGQLIGQALAAASKTVDCLKMVHSLHAIFLVAGDNNLPIIYQVHRARDGSSFATRKVEAKQKGLVIFTLIASFQKEELGFEHQAATMPDVPPPEQLLNMEEIRERHLTDPRFPTQYRNLAAKKKFVPWPIEMRFCEGSASQHKPSLNFWFRARGKLSDDQALHRCVVAYASDLLYSGVSLNPHRQKGLKTYSLSLDHSIWFHKPVKADDWLLYVIESPSAHGGRGFVTGRMFNRQGELVMSLTQEALIRKEKTRVPNPRPKL from the exons ATGGACCGCGAAGAAGGTAAAGCAGCGCAGAGCCCGCCGAATTTGGGAGCGATTCCGGCTAATCTGGGGCCTGGTTGCCATTGGTGTGCAGCGACAGAGTTCCTGGGGCAGGTGCCCCTCCTGCAGTGCCTCCCGGGCTCCTCCATCCGCAGGATCGCCGAGGCCGTCCAG AACCTGGTGATTATGTCGTTCGTGAAGGTGAACCTGTTGATGGCCTTTACATTATATTGGATGGTCAG AAAATATGCTACAATTACAAGTACTTTGCGATCTACCAAAATGGGAGAGGGGACAGAAGCTGATGCTATTCTTAGCAGTGATACTTTTTGTTACTTGAACAACATTCTCATTGTCTTGAAGGCTGAAGTTTCCGCTCCTGCAAACACAGAAGAAGCAAACCGTCCAGATTATGTGTTAAATAAGTACGACTACTTTGGTTACG GGGCCAATAGTTCCGTTCATCAAGTCAATGTTGTCACACTATCAAAG atcGATATCTTCCGTGGGTTTACTTTACCAGGAGCTCCTACTTTTAGGCAAGTTTATGGAGGACAGTTGATTGGACAGGCACTAGCAGCAGCATCCAAGACTGTTGACTGTTTAAAAATGGTGCATAGTTTGCATGcgattttccttgttgctggAGACAATAACT TGCCAATAATATATCAAGTTCATCGGGCGCGTGATGGATCCAGCTTTGCCACCAGAAAAGTGGAGGCAAAGCAAAAAGGCCTAGTTATATTCACTTTGATTGCTTCTTTTCAG AAGGAAGAACTGGGGTTTGAACATCAGGCTGCAACCATGCCTGATGTTCCACCTCCAGAACAG CTACTAAATATGGAGGAGATACGTGAAAGACATCTTACTGATCCACGCTTCCCGAC GCAATATAGGAACTTGGCTGCCAAAAAAAAGTTTGTGCCCTGGCCCATAGAAATGAGATTCTGTGAAGGTTCAGCATCTCAACATAAACCAAG CTTAAACTTCTGGTTTAGAGCTAGAGGAAAACTTTCAGATGATCAAGCTCTGCATAG ATGTGTTGTAGCATATGCTTCGGATCTACTATATTCTGGTGTCAGcctgaatcctcatcggcaaaaAGGTTTGAAGACGTACTCGCTCAGTCTTGATCACTC GATTTGGTTCCACAAGCCTGTGAAGGCTGACGACTGGTTGCTGTATGTG ATCGAGAGCCCATCTGCGCACGGTGGCAGGGGTTTCGTTACTGGACGCATGTTCAATCGGCAAGGAGAG CTTGTCATGTCGCTGACCCAAGAGGCGCTGATTAGGAAGGAAAAGACACGAGTACCAAACCCGAGGCCGAAGCTTTGA
- the LOC133887881 gene encoding acyl-CoA hydrolase 2-like isoform X5 translates to MDREEGKAAQSPPNLGAIPANLGPGCHWCAATEFLGQVPLLQCLPGSSIRRIAEAVQVKRYEPGDYVVREGEPVDGLYIILDGQAEVSAPANTEEANRPDYVLNKYDYFGYGANSSVHQVNVVTLSKLIVGHLLQLTCFILPNQYGHLLQPKTIWNAEETPETHSLLEQILHLEPLEIDIFRGFTLPGAPTFRQVYGGQLIGQALAAASKTVDCLKMVHSLHAIFLVAGDNNLPIIYQVHRARDGSSFATRKVEAKQKGLVIFTLIASFQKEELGFEHQAATMPDVPPPEQLLNMEEIRERHLTDPRFPTQYRNLAAKKKFVPWPIEMRFCEGSASQHKPSLNFWFRARGKLSDDQALHRCVVAYASDLLYSGVSLNPHRQKGLKTYSLSLDHSIWFHKPVKADDWLLYVIESPSAHGGRGFVTGRMFNRQGELVMSLTQEALIRKEKTRVPNPRPKL, encoded by the exons ATGGACCGCGAAGAAGGTAAAGCAGCGCAGAGCCCGCCGAATTTGGGAGCGATTCCGGCTAATCTGGGGCCTGGTTGCCATTGGTGTGCAGCGACAGAGTTCCTGGGGCAGGTGCCCCTCCTGCAGTGCCTCCCGGGCTCCTCCATCCGCAGGATCGCCGAGGCCGTCCAGGTGAAGCGCTACG AACCTGGTGATTATGTCGTTCGTGAAGGTGAACCTGTTGATGGCCTTTACATTATATTGGATGGTCAG GCTGAAGTTTCCGCTCCTGCAAACACAGAAGAAGCAAACCGTCCAGATTATGTGTTAAATAAGTACGACTACTTTGGTTACG GGGCCAATAGTTCCGTTCATCAAGTCAATGTTGTCACACTATCAAAG CTTATTGTTGGCCATCTATTGCAGCTGACCTGCTTCATATTGCCCAATCAATACGGACATTTGTTACAACCAAAAACAATTTGGAATGCGGAGGAGACACCTGAAACCCATTCTTTGCTGGAacaaattttgcatttagaACCACTAGAG atcGATATCTTCCGTGGGTTTACTTTACCAGGAGCTCCTACTTTTAGGCAAGTTTATGGAGGACAGTTGATTGGACAGGCACTAGCAGCAGCATCCAAGACTGTTGACTGTTTAAAAATGGTGCATAGTTTGCATGcgattttccttgttgctggAGACAATAACT TGCCAATAATATATCAAGTTCATCGGGCGCGTGATGGATCCAGCTTTGCCACCAGAAAAGTGGAGGCAAAGCAAAAAGGCCTAGTTATATTCACTTTGATTGCTTCTTTTCAG AAGGAAGAACTGGGGTTTGAACATCAGGCTGCAACCATGCCTGATGTTCCACCTCCAGAACAG CTACTAAATATGGAGGAGATACGTGAAAGACATCTTACTGATCCACGCTTCCCGAC GCAATATAGGAACTTGGCTGCCAAAAAAAAGTTTGTGCCCTGGCCCATAGAAATGAGATTCTGTGAAGGTTCAGCATCTCAACATAAACCAAG CTTAAACTTCTGGTTTAGAGCTAGAGGAAAACTTTCAGATGATCAAGCTCTGCATAG ATGTGTTGTAGCATATGCTTCGGATCTACTATATTCTGGTGTCAGcctgaatcctcatcggcaaaaAGGTTTGAAGACGTACTCGCTCAGTCTTGATCACTC GATTTGGTTCCACAAGCCTGTGAAGGCTGACGACTGGTTGCTGTATGTG ATCGAGAGCCCATCTGCGCACGGTGGCAGGGGTTTCGTTACTGGACGCATGTTCAATCGGCAAGGAGAG CTTGTCATGTCGCTGACCCAAGAGGCGCTGATTAGGAAGGAAAAGACACGAGTACCAAACCCGAGGCCGAAGCTTTGA
- the LOC133887881 gene encoding acyl-CoA hydrolase 2-like isoform X6: MDREEGKAAQSPPNLGAIPANLGPGCHWCAATEFLGQVPLLQCLPGSSIRRIAEAVQVKRYEPGDYVVREGEPVDGLYIILDGQAEVSAPANTEEANRPDYVLNKYDYFGYGANSSVHQVNVVTLSKLTCFILPNQYGHLLQPKTIWNAEETPETHSLLEQILHLEPLEIDIFRGFTLPGAPTFRQVYGGQLIGQALAAASKTVDCLKMVHSLHAIFLVAGDNNLPIIYQVHRARDGSSFATRKVEAKQKGLVIFTLIASFQKEELGFEHQAATMPDVPPPEQLLNMEEIRERHLTDPRFPTQYRNLAAKKKFVPWPIEMRFCEGSASQHKPSLNFWFRARGKLSDDQALHRCVVAYASDLLYSGVSLNPHRQKGLKTYSLSLDHSIWFHKPVKADDWLLYVIESPSAHGGRGFVTGRMFNRQGELVMSLTQEALIRKEKTRVPNPRPKL, translated from the exons ATGGACCGCGAAGAAGGTAAAGCAGCGCAGAGCCCGCCGAATTTGGGAGCGATTCCGGCTAATCTGGGGCCTGGTTGCCATTGGTGTGCAGCGACAGAGTTCCTGGGGCAGGTGCCCCTCCTGCAGTGCCTCCCGGGCTCCTCCATCCGCAGGATCGCCGAGGCCGTCCAGGTGAAGCGCTACG AACCTGGTGATTATGTCGTTCGTGAAGGTGAACCTGTTGATGGCCTTTACATTATATTGGATGGTCAG GCTGAAGTTTCCGCTCCTGCAAACACAGAAGAAGCAAACCGTCCAGATTATGTGTTAAATAAGTACGACTACTTTGGTTACG GGGCCAATAGTTCCGTTCATCAAGTCAATGTTGTCACACTATCAAAG CTGACCTGCTTCATATTGCCCAATCAATACGGACATTTGTTACAACCAAAAACAATTTGGAATGCGGAGGAGACACCTGAAACCCATTCTTTGCTGGAacaaattttgcatttagaACCACTAGAG atcGATATCTTCCGTGGGTTTACTTTACCAGGAGCTCCTACTTTTAGGCAAGTTTATGGAGGACAGTTGATTGGACAGGCACTAGCAGCAGCATCCAAGACTGTTGACTGTTTAAAAATGGTGCATAGTTTGCATGcgattttccttgttgctggAGACAATAACT TGCCAATAATATATCAAGTTCATCGGGCGCGTGATGGATCCAGCTTTGCCACCAGAAAAGTGGAGGCAAAGCAAAAAGGCCTAGTTATATTCACTTTGATTGCTTCTTTTCAG AAGGAAGAACTGGGGTTTGAACATCAGGCTGCAACCATGCCTGATGTTCCACCTCCAGAACAG CTACTAAATATGGAGGAGATACGTGAAAGACATCTTACTGATCCACGCTTCCCGAC GCAATATAGGAACTTGGCTGCCAAAAAAAAGTTTGTGCCCTGGCCCATAGAAATGAGATTCTGTGAAGGTTCAGCATCTCAACATAAACCAAG CTTAAACTTCTGGTTTAGAGCTAGAGGAAAACTTTCAGATGATCAAGCTCTGCATAG ATGTGTTGTAGCATATGCTTCGGATCTACTATATTCTGGTGTCAGcctgaatcctcatcggcaaaaAGGTTTGAAGACGTACTCGCTCAGTCTTGATCACTC GATTTGGTTCCACAAGCCTGTGAAGGCTGACGACTGGTTGCTGTATGTG ATCGAGAGCCCATCTGCGCACGGTGGCAGGGGTTTCGTTACTGGACGCATGTTCAATCGGCAAGGAGAG CTTGTCATGTCGCTGACCCAAGAGGCGCTGATTAGGAAGGAAAAGACACGAGTACCAAACCCGAGGCCGAAGCTTTGA
- the LOC133887881 gene encoding acyl-CoA hydrolase 2-like isoform X10 translates to MDREEATEFLGQVPLLQCLPGSSIRRIAEAVQVKRYEPGDYVVREGEPVDGLYIILDGQAEVSAPANTEEANRPDYVLNKYDYFGYGANSSVHQVNVVTLSKLTCFILPNQYGHLLQPKTIWNAEETPETHSLLEQILHLEPLEIDIFRGFTLPGAPTFRQVYGGQLIGQALAAASKTVDCLKMVHSLHAIFLVAGDNNLPIIYQVHRARDGSSFATRKVEAKQKGLVIFTLIASFQKEELGFEHQAATMPDVPPPEQLLNMEEIRERHLTDPRFPTQYRNLAAKKKFVPWPIEMRFCEGSASQHKPSLNFWFRARGKLSDDQALHRCVVAYASDLLYSGVSLNPHRQKGLKTYSLSLDHSIWFHKPVKADDWLLYVIESPSAHGGRGFVTGRMFNRQGELVMSLTQEALIRKEKTRVPNPRPKL, encoded by the exons ATGGACCGCGAAGAAG CGACAGAGTTCCTGGGGCAGGTGCCCCTCCTGCAGTGCCTCCCGGGCTCCTCCATCCGCAGGATCGCCGAGGCCGTCCAGGTGAAGCGCTACG AACCTGGTGATTATGTCGTTCGTGAAGGTGAACCTGTTGATGGCCTTTACATTATATTGGATGGTCAG GCTGAAGTTTCCGCTCCTGCAAACACAGAAGAAGCAAACCGTCCAGATTATGTGTTAAATAAGTACGACTACTTTGGTTACG GGGCCAATAGTTCCGTTCATCAAGTCAATGTTGTCACACTATCAAAG CTGACCTGCTTCATATTGCCCAATCAATACGGACATTTGTTACAACCAAAAACAATTTGGAATGCGGAGGAGACACCTGAAACCCATTCTTTGCTGGAacaaattttgcatttagaACCACTAGAG atcGATATCTTCCGTGGGTTTACTTTACCAGGAGCTCCTACTTTTAGGCAAGTTTATGGAGGACAGTTGATTGGACAGGCACTAGCAGCAGCATCCAAGACTGTTGACTGTTTAAAAATGGTGCATAGTTTGCATGcgattttccttgttgctggAGACAATAACT TGCCAATAATATATCAAGTTCATCGGGCGCGTGATGGATCCAGCTTTGCCACCAGAAAAGTGGAGGCAAAGCAAAAAGGCCTAGTTATATTCACTTTGATTGCTTCTTTTCAG AAGGAAGAACTGGGGTTTGAACATCAGGCTGCAACCATGCCTGATGTTCCACCTCCAGAACAG CTACTAAATATGGAGGAGATACGTGAAAGACATCTTACTGATCCACGCTTCCCGAC GCAATATAGGAACTTGGCTGCCAAAAAAAAGTTTGTGCCCTGGCCCATAGAAATGAGATTCTGTGAAGGTTCAGCATCTCAACATAAACCAAG CTTAAACTTCTGGTTTAGAGCTAGAGGAAAACTTTCAGATGATCAAGCTCTGCATAG ATGTGTTGTAGCATATGCTTCGGATCTACTATATTCTGGTGTCAGcctgaatcctcatcggcaaaaAGGTTTGAAGACGTACTCGCTCAGTCTTGATCACTC GATTTGGTTCCACAAGCCTGTGAAGGCTGACGACTGGTTGCTGTATGTG ATCGAGAGCCCATCTGCGCACGGTGGCAGGGGTTTCGTTACTGGACGCATGTTCAATCGGCAAGGAGAG CTTGTCATGTCGCTGACCCAAGAGGCGCTGATTAGGAAGGAAAAGACACGAGTACCAAACCCGAGGCCGAAGCTTTGA
- the LOC133887881 gene encoding acyl-CoA hydrolase 2-like isoform X3, translated as MDREEATEFLGQVPLLQCLPGSSIRRIAEAVQNLVIMSFVKVNLLMAFTLYWMVRKYATITSTLRSTKMGEGTEADAILSSDTFCYLNNILIVLKAEVSAPANTEEANRPDYVLNKYDYFGYGANSSVHQVNVVTLSKLIVGHLLQLTCFILPNQYGHLLQPKTIWNAEETPETHSLLEQILHLEPLEIDIFRGFTLPGAPTFRQVYGGQLIGQALAAASKTVDCLKMVHSLHAIFLVAGDNNLPIIYQVHRARDGSSFATRKVEAKQKGLVIFTLIASFQKEELGFEHQAATMPDVPPPEQLLNMEEIRERHLTDPRFPTQYRNLAAKKKFVPWPIEMRFCEGSASQHKPSLNFWFRARGKLSDDQALHRCVVAYASDLLYSGVSLNPHRQKGLKTYSLSLDHSIWFHKPVKADDWLLYVIESPSAHGGRGFVTGRMFNRQGELVMSLTQEALIRKEKTRVPNPRPKL; from the exons ATGGACCGCGAAGAAG CGACAGAGTTCCTGGGGCAGGTGCCCCTCCTGCAGTGCCTCCCGGGCTCCTCCATCCGCAGGATCGCCGAGGCCGTCCAG AACCTGGTGATTATGTCGTTCGTGAAGGTGAACCTGTTGATGGCCTTTACATTATATTGGATGGTCAG AAAATATGCTACAATTACAAGTACTTTGCGATCTACCAAAATGGGAGAGGGGACAGAAGCTGATGCTATTCTTAGCAGTGATACTTTTTGTTACTTGAACAACATTCTCATTGTCTTGAAGGCTGAAGTTTCCGCTCCTGCAAACACAGAAGAAGCAAACCGTCCAGATTATGTGTTAAATAAGTACGACTACTTTGGTTACG GGGCCAATAGTTCCGTTCATCAAGTCAATGTTGTCACACTATCAAAG CTTATTGTTGGCCATCTATTGCAGCTGACCTGCTTCATATTGCCCAATCAATACGGACATTTGTTACAACCAAAAACAATTTGGAATGCGGAGGAGACACCTGAAACCCATTCTTTGCTGGAacaaattttgcatttagaACCACTAGAG atcGATATCTTCCGTGGGTTTACTTTACCAGGAGCTCCTACTTTTAGGCAAGTTTATGGAGGACAGTTGATTGGACAGGCACTAGCAGCAGCATCCAAGACTGTTGACTGTTTAAAAATGGTGCATAGTTTGCATGcgattttccttgttgctggAGACAATAACT TGCCAATAATATATCAAGTTCATCGGGCGCGTGATGGATCCAGCTTTGCCACCAGAAAAGTGGAGGCAAAGCAAAAAGGCCTAGTTATATTCACTTTGATTGCTTCTTTTCAG AAGGAAGAACTGGGGTTTGAACATCAGGCTGCAACCATGCCTGATGTTCCACCTCCAGAACAG CTACTAAATATGGAGGAGATACGTGAAAGACATCTTACTGATCCACGCTTCCCGAC GCAATATAGGAACTTGGCTGCCAAAAAAAAGTTTGTGCCCTGGCCCATAGAAATGAGATTCTGTGAAGGTTCAGCATCTCAACATAAACCAAG CTTAAACTTCTGGTTTAGAGCTAGAGGAAAACTTTCAGATGATCAAGCTCTGCATAG ATGTGTTGTAGCATATGCTTCGGATCTACTATATTCTGGTGTCAGcctgaatcctcatcggcaaaaAGGTTTGAAGACGTACTCGCTCAGTCTTGATCACTC GATTTGGTTCCACAAGCCTGTGAAGGCTGACGACTGGTTGCTGTATGTG ATCGAGAGCCCATCTGCGCACGGTGGCAGGGGTTTCGTTACTGGACGCATGTTCAATCGGCAAGGAGAG CTTGTCATGTCGCTGACCCAAGAGGCGCTGATTAGGAAGGAAAAGACACGAGTACCAAACCCGAGGCCGAAGCTTTGA
- the LOC133887881 gene encoding acyl-CoA hydrolase 2-like isoform X1, producing MDREEGKAAQSPPNLGAIPANLGPGCHWCAATEFLGQVPLLQCLPGSSIRRIAEAVQNLVIMSFVKVNLLMAFTLYWMVRKYATITSTLRSTKMGEGTEADAILSSDTFCYLNNILIVLKAEVSAPANTEEANRPDYVLNKYDYFGYGANSSVHQVNVVTLSKLIVGHLLQLTCFILPNQYGHLLQPKTIWNAEETPETHSLLEQILHLEPLEIDIFRGFTLPGAPTFRQVYGGQLIGQALAAASKTVDCLKMVHSLHAIFLVAGDNNLPIIYQVHRARDGSSFATRKVEAKQKGLVIFTLIASFQKEELGFEHQAATMPDVPPPEQLLNMEEIRERHLTDPRFPTQYRNLAAKKKFVPWPIEMRFCEGSASQHKPSLNFWFRARGKLSDDQALHRCVVAYASDLLYSGVSLNPHRQKGLKTYSLSLDHSIWFHKPVKADDWLLYVIESPSAHGGRGFVTGRMFNRQGELVMSLTQEALIRKEKTRVPNPRPKL from the exons ATGGACCGCGAAGAAGGTAAAGCAGCGCAGAGCCCGCCGAATTTGGGAGCGATTCCGGCTAATCTGGGGCCTGGTTGCCATTGGTGTGCAGCGACAGAGTTCCTGGGGCAGGTGCCCCTCCTGCAGTGCCTCCCGGGCTCCTCCATCCGCAGGATCGCCGAGGCCGTCCAG AACCTGGTGATTATGTCGTTCGTGAAGGTGAACCTGTTGATGGCCTTTACATTATATTGGATGGTCAG AAAATATGCTACAATTACAAGTACTTTGCGATCTACCAAAATGGGAGAGGGGACAGAAGCTGATGCTATTCTTAGCAGTGATACTTTTTGTTACTTGAACAACATTCTCATTGTCTTGAAGGCTGAAGTTTCCGCTCCTGCAAACACAGAAGAAGCAAACCGTCCAGATTATGTGTTAAATAAGTACGACTACTTTGGTTACG GGGCCAATAGTTCCGTTCATCAAGTCAATGTTGTCACACTATCAAAG CTTATTGTTGGCCATCTATTGCAGCTGACCTGCTTCATATTGCCCAATCAATACGGACATTTGTTACAACCAAAAACAATTTGGAATGCGGAGGAGACACCTGAAACCCATTCTTTGCTGGAacaaattttgcatttagaACCACTAGAG atcGATATCTTCCGTGGGTTTACTTTACCAGGAGCTCCTACTTTTAGGCAAGTTTATGGAGGACAGTTGATTGGACAGGCACTAGCAGCAGCATCCAAGACTGTTGACTGTTTAAAAATGGTGCATAGTTTGCATGcgattttccttgttgctggAGACAATAACT TGCCAATAATATATCAAGTTCATCGGGCGCGTGATGGATCCAGCTTTGCCACCAGAAAAGTGGAGGCAAAGCAAAAAGGCCTAGTTATATTCACTTTGATTGCTTCTTTTCAG AAGGAAGAACTGGGGTTTGAACATCAGGCTGCAACCATGCCTGATGTTCCACCTCCAGAACAG CTACTAAATATGGAGGAGATACGTGAAAGACATCTTACTGATCCACGCTTCCCGAC GCAATATAGGAACTTGGCTGCCAAAAAAAAGTTTGTGCCCTGGCCCATAGAAATGAGATTCTGTGAAGGTTCAGCATCTCAACATAAACCAAG CTTAAACTTCTGGTTTAGAGCTAGAGGAAAACTTTCAGATGATCAAGCTCTGCATAG ATGTGTTGTAGCATATGCTTCGGATCTACTATATTCTGGTGTCAGcctgaatcctcatcggcaaaaAGGTTTGAAGACGTACTCGCTCAGTCTTGATCACTC GATTTGGTTCCACAAGCCTGTGAAGGCTGACGACTGGTTGCTGTATGTG ATCGAGAGCCCATCTGCGCACGGTGGCAGGGGTTTCGTTACTGGACGCATGTTCAATCGGCAAGGAGAG CTTGTCATGTCGCTGACCCAAGAGGCGCTGATTAGGAAGGAAAAGACACGAGTACCAAACCCGAGGCCGAAGCTTTGA